The genomic stretch aacacaatttttgtattattttaatatttagataagtttaaattctcattatatattttatttatataacactaatttattctattatattttaatttttttatataattaaaattagctttctaatatatactagcatcatcaaatgaacttgattttcaaataacaaaaagtaagaacattcaacattgtattaacaatccacaaattagtttaaaacattcaacactgtcatcaacaacaaaatgttctttaagtattcaaggagtcttaaatattcaacatagttaaaagttactactttcaacacaaagaaataaacaacagtTGCAATGACTGTACAGTTGCAGGGAGACGGTCCAGTGGTCAGCAATGACTGTACAGTTGCAAAGAATGGGTAGTAATCCCAGACACATTAGAAATATTAGCCACATCCTCGATAGATTATATGTCTACCATGCCACCAAAACGTGAACTGAGACAACAAAACTCCACTGTTGAGAAAAGCAACACAAGTAAAAGCTTTATTGTTATGTTAACCTCTGTAGTTGATGGCCTGAAGTCACACAGTACCCGAAGGCCAGAACCTGATGTTTTCAACAAATGTATGCAAACAAATAAGTTGAGGCTTTTACATGCAGATCTCAAAAGAATCAGAAAGTAACATGTCCCAAATGACCCCAAACATAACACAGGAAAAGAACAGTATTTACCACACTCAACTCTCCAATTACCCACTCACAACAGTTTCTTGAGCATGAAATGAGCTGCCAATGCCCATTAAAGCAAAACACACCGCCTAtagcataaagaaaaaaaatatcaatagaaagaacaaggtaaaccaaaaaatttatagaaaaatcaAACAAGCCTATCAAGAAAAGAAACTCTTGGCAAATTTTTAAATCATCAAAACACAACCAATTGAAGATTCCCATTTGTGCCAACTCCAAAGTGCAAAAAATAGTTAACAGACCTTAAAGCCAATGTACAGTAAAACATATTTCAACAGAAAAATGCATGGAGACCATATGGTCAAATGTCCATTCAGCATTCATAAAGGACTAGTCCATATCATGTCTGAACTAGAGAAAATGGTTCAGTAAGACTAAAAATGTGACCAAACCAAGTTCAATACCATAAATTGCATAGAAATATTAGGATTTTGAAAGATTGGTACTGCACTTGACACTTAAAAACAAAGGAATCATTGTTTCCCCCCTTGGAATAGGAACCATCCAATTTTTATTCCCTCTAAAGAACCATTTGAATAGCAAGAATCACAAGCTATtatactgttttttttttttcaggtttCAGCATTATACCTGAATCAACTACCCCTAATTCCAAGATAGATAAATCTTACCAGGAACAGATGGCCCAAATTTGACTGTATCCTAGGATAATCTGTATGCTTGATGCTACTATCAAAGCACCTTGGACTGCTCTCATGGTGTTGAGAAATCTCTAGAAAAATGTACAAGAAAAGTAAGCTTCCTTACAACACATAGATAGCAAAGAAGTCATAACATAAAAGAATTCTTTAGTGATATCAAGGAAAAGGAAATGCCTTATTCAAGAATAGAAGGGTTGCACTTACGATATGAGGGTCCTCAATACTAGCCAATGAGGAATCATGAATGATAGATATAATAGGGACCATGAATGCATAAGACCCTCCAATAACAGTAGGCAGTCTGGTTCCAAAGAGAGTTTGAAGAAGTGTGTTAATTCCTTCAACAAACAGTAGAGTCTGTACTACTCTGACTTTATCACCctgatgaaattttatttttcaaagatGGTTCATAAAatcattaacaaagtttcaactTTGATACATAAACAACTCCAAAAACTTGACTTTATCAGTGTCGATATACACGACATAGATTAAGAATATGAAGGGAGAATAATACAGAACTGATTTCTCACACTTGGTGCAGTCGTCCAGTGTTGAGGATTTGGTATTGCTGCTATACTATCACTTACGAAAGTTAATGTAGCTGATTCTTGTTGTACATAAGCTGTTATTAATGGTGGTGCTTCTCTCATTACCCATAATAAAAAGGCTGAGGGGATCGATGAACCTAGAAGCACACAAAAGTGAATAAaacaaatcaacagacaatttaCCAATTCTCCCAAGAGCATTTTACTAGAGAGAAGAACAATCTTTTAACCATGTTCAACCTGTAAGAGCTATTATTTATTATCAACAAGAAAATTTACATCTAACTCTGCTAATCAATGCTTAACTCCAAGTAATCATTAGGGGGGCTAAGGAGAGATCTAACAATAGAACCTTGGCAATCTATATGTTTTGGAAGTTCCATTTGTTTCTATATGTTTTGtcattacatttttttttcttgaataaaatgaaaataaaacctgAAGAAACCCTCTTGGCTGGTCAAGAGTTCTTAATATAAAATGGGAATTTCTTTCGATACAAACTTCTAGCAGGAAATTTGTAATGGATAATCTCAAGAGAATATAATAGTGAAGCAAATGTCCTAACAAAACACTTGAGGATTTGTCTAGTCACATCTATAAAACTGCTAAAGATGCAACCATTACCACATGAGATAAAAATATTCTAATGTAGAGAGAAGAATGATAGCATAGAATCTTCTCAGTCGAAGAATATAGTGGCCAAAATTACTTTGTGTTTATGTAAAACCATCAATTGAATAAGGTTAACTCATTAACTGAATTTGGAAGGGTTAGTTAGCATTACTTACCTACAAAGTAATACACAATTAGAAGAGATATACAACCACCATTCACTTCCTGGTCATGCCAGTGATAAAGCATctgcaattttttttaaaaaattacgaGAAATGAACTGCTAGAGATCTATTAGACCGAGTTAGATGTTTGAATGAAAAATGGGATGGCATTACATGCCCTATAGATAGGAACTTACAGGAATGTCAGTTAACAAAGCCACAAAATCATTAGAGGTGAAACATATaacacaaacaacaactaaaCCCGCAACCTGCAAACCCAAAGTTACATTCATTCAGGACAACTTAACAgctttcatgaaaaaaaaaacatggaaaGTGCTCATTAAAAGGTTTTCAATTTATATGCCAAAAAAAAACCTTTTGAGCAATCTTATATCTGGATAAAGTTGAAAAGTAAAGCATGTTTAGCATCAGAGATGGCAAAACTCAAAGCAGCTAAGAAAGAAGGTAATATCATATTAAGAATGAATTGGAAAAAAGTACCTTCCAAAGCTCTGAAGCTCTTTCAGTTCTGACTTTGCTCATTTTTAGGCATAGTAATATTCCTTGAAAAaaagaaagacaaaaaaaaattataacttaaataataataataataataaaggacCCAAGTAATTTGTTTTGATCGTAAAAAGTATTCACCGCACCACAGAACAGAATAATCAAACAATAATTAACATGCATTAATGGTAAAAGAAAACATGTGTAAAACAACCTGTGCTTTTCCAATTTTTGAAAAATCAAACATATGGAAAAGTGTCCAAATAGTGACTTCTCCTGAGAGTTCATTATATATAAACACTTTGACCTTAtgatgaaaaatacaaataacaaAATCCATTAAAAATAGACTCTAATGATCATGATTTTATTTTTTCTCTAGGATTTCTTTGGAAGGAATTAAAACCATCAGTTTCTGAGAAAAAATGGGTAACTCAAACTTTCTGAATCAATTGAAATAATCTGAGTCAATATTAACACCTCAATGTAATAgagaaaatcaaggaagcatCAGTGTTGAATTTGAAATTACATGTGAGGTCCTGTTAATTTGGGGCAAATCCTTTACTTTTACTTGAcatattttatagttttataactgtcagaaattattattttatttattgtaaatgAAATACATCATTCTTAAATTGCATATTCTCGTAAATATGGAAGCAAGTGGAATTCCAGTTCTTTTAAGTATTAACCTTTATATTACTTCATTCAACTAAAAATAAGTCAATAGCATCTTGTGAAGTGTAATAAGTTCTGACACCATAATACAAAAACTGTGTATTGGGTCATCCCATCAAGCAAAAGTAACCAACAATGACCTAATTAGTTCCTACACCGAAACAAAAATTACTAGAAAATGAACAAAACAGATGATAACTAGAACTTCTGACAATTGAAAGCAGATAAACTTGAACGAAAATTGCTTACCATAACAAGCTAGTGCTCTAGCTAATAAAAGCATTGCTCCTGCAAAAACCTCTACATATACCTGCGTAAATCAATAATATTGGAATTTTTGCATACAATTATAAGAAAAAATTGAAACAATAAAAATGATTGAGCCTTCCGCTATACTGGCTATAATGCCTGGTATGTAACTGTGTTGGAAGCCTAGGAAAAAGAGATTCAGCGTAATTATTAACCATTTCATATGTATTCATGtcataataaaaagaaaaactaagATCAATTCATAGTCAGGAAAATCTAGACAACATTCTATTATAATACCAaggaaagaaaaatacaaaatgtaTCGATATGTGCATAGTGCAtacctgtaacgccccaaacccgagggaccgttacggtgtgcctcgtaaacagtgctaaacccgctaaccgagtcatttggccaaaatcctgaactaagtatgattagcgatttagggattaaaactttggttaagatgtaacgtttcactagaacgtttaatttatactttgggatcccgaaaataaagtttcagagtttattacagaaaatatttacaacaggccgttctaagcggcaaaacagggttcaaccctagttccactttaaacctcggccgtggcggatgagcagctgcatatgtacacgtcatcacctaagctctccaactcaaggatggtccagcttcctcttgcctttacctgcaccacgtagcacccgtgagccgaagcccagcaagaaaacacagtataacATGATATAGTATCAACAACAACCACAGTTGCCATTCggaaccaacggtccatacagataggtgacaatagccaaaagtcacaatattgagcatcgctccctctagccatgtgacgatatggtcaccagggcttaactgataagtgattctttcttaagtttgattaggacaggtgcaaggtgattagtcaccaacataaccttcctcatgactctagagtcgaaactatggacaacgtcccttagccatgtgacaaacggtcaccggggtcatataccttggctatagtcatctggtcgtagaccaggcaagcgcttatagttctcattgaccttccggtcggtctagcattaataccccatatgagtcattcaatgccgaccttgattggatccaatctttatttggcctggcgttcacaacgcactgccacttctgacccttgggtcggtgaaacacgaccagtgcttagcccgtggtgaacttaactaataagttacagcttcacagatggatctgacaccattgtcgattctgactaataagtcagtgccatacacaggtaagccatgccgccaaacatatatcacatgtctattatccataaacaaggtattcagcatgcttacttaacaggtattagtacaattaagactatgcataaacacagaggttcaagctctgaacaatatcattcccagtatacaaagcatgtcctaatcacatgtttctcatgcatcatatgcaatatatcctgcAATCAACGTGCATCAATGCCAGCCATGCATGCCACgcttaataaccaaccaacatgcatcaagaatagccatgcatgtcatactcaataatcaaccaacatgcatcataatagccatgcatgtcatactcaataatcaaccaacacgcATCAATAacagtcatgcatgtcacatatacacatggtgcagttttcttaccttaaagtcgagctagaacgattaaaagaacgacccttgagaacgatcaacttctagtccattagcggtcacctagtcataaccaaacataaaacctcatcaaaatgagtaattaaatacttccaaacccaacccaagcctccggaatatcaaatcccactcaactaggtagtaggttcgatcctaggcccttagagttaagttcccatcacaaaaccaccatttagtattttttttcccttaagggccgcggccctacatggaccatgccgcggcgcgcccccctgacagggcctccaccaccttcttcaagctagggccgcggcgcccaagaacagggccgcggcccaacttcgcaccagccatttttcttcgtttttccacttctaaaaccttccaaaaacccatctaaacatctccaaatcatcaaatcaacattaccaaacttctcaatggtccaaaaccaccaaaacctgaagctcaaatcaaccaaaaactcaacaattcacaaagtccaatcctaagcttaaaaacttaagaaactcaaaacttaacttaaaaaaaacagagcacacctgagttcaaaggctaaaactcacctcaaacacagctttgaatcccctttgatggttgatataggttccctagctgccacctttaatcccctagctcaacacctccatttgagctctcaaaattcaaagaaaggtgagggaggaagtttgtacgggatggaagggaaaagagaggataggctctgttttagtATCAATCTACAGccctttatgtcatatatatccttagggtcaaaagaccaaaatacccctaagccaaataaacccctctaaaagtttccgagggtaaaaccgtcctttcctgtttatctcgttaattataattaacgctctctaattctcgctattctcaatatcctcaaattccaataattcatatcccgttaccctaaaatccccggtaacgctctaatcattaaattcaccccgagactcaccccgagccccgaacttaaacccgttatgactagaccgaacacttacatctcatgatcgtctcatgtcgattagctcgaaccaatccaccttatagtgtggctatattaattaatcacaatcatgcacccaaaatatacaattacgcccacagtggccaaattaccaaattaccctcataattaacatatgagcccatatgcatgcattcaccatcatataataatataattcacgtaaacatgcatataatcattaaatactataacaaatcaattatggccctcccggcctcctaatcaaggtcctaaaccttattaggaaatttggggcattacaatacccGAGCCACCACTGTAGAATCAATAGGGTTTTTTCCCATCCCAATCCAGATTATAACAGCACAAGCCAACATTATTACAATAACTAGAAGAGTTGCCTGATAAATTAATAAATACTGAGTTATGCACTTGATGAAACGTAGTAACACATAACACTTCATTAATTTACTGAAAATATTAATAGACTATTGTACATGCTATTTCCATACCAAAATAACAATTTTCTGGCGGCTTCGAACATGAACCAACCGGAAAGGTAAACATCTTCTGTGATTATGATTATCTGCATTTAATGAATTCCGTTCATTAAATGTCTTCTCTAGCAAAGATTCCTCAGCACTGCtttcttcatcttcatcatctgactGATGGCAGAGATCAACCCTATAGGAAAGTTTTTTAGGGGAACAAAAAGGAAATGACAGAGAAGAAATGGGGCACCACATATAGTTTATAATAGGCTGATAGAAAAATCATCAATTTGAGAACGACAATTAGATTTCTTTCTTACATAGATTAAAGATTCTCCCTTGATGATGAACCTAAGAGTTTTAAAACTTCTATTGCTTGTAAGGACAGAAAAAATTGGCTTACAGCCATGGATGAGGAGATGAAATCTCTATATGACAATAATACATGGAGTTTAGTAAAAAGGCCTACTGGTTCTAGATTGGTAAGttgtaagtggattttcaagattAAAAAAGGAATTCCTGGGGTTGAAAGAGGTAGATTCAAGGCTAGGCTTATTGCTCGTGGGTTCACACAAAGGGAAGGCATTGATTTCAATGATGTTTTTTCTCCAGTTATGAAGCACAGATCTATGTGGCTGAATACATTGCTCTCATTGAGGCAGTTAAAGAAGCTATGTGGCTTGAAGGTATTGCTAAGGAACTGAAGCTACAGAATGATGTCATCATTGTTTACTGTGCTAACCAAAGTGCTATACACTTGTCTAAAAATCAAGTGTACCATGAAAGAACAAAACATGTAGATATCAAACTACATTTTGTGAGAGAAGTTATTGCTCAAGGATTGGTGAAAGTTAAGAAGATTCCTACTAAACATAATCCATCTGATATGATTACTAAAGTACTTCCAGGAAGCAAGTTTTATCACTGCTTGGATCTCATTCAATTACAAAATGGATAGGCCTTACGGGGCTATTTGGGCAGTCACTAGTTCAAGTTTAGTTTCTGAACCAAGGAGGAAATTTGTTATATTGGTCCAGGCAACTAACTTCTAACTATTTCTGTTAGGTTTGTTTATTCTATTTCTTTACTTGTAATACTTTGCTATATAAGTTTGTATTACTTTAGTTTTTTCACTGGTCGTGAAAAAGAACAAGTTTTATTCTCTAAAATTGTAACATCTTGAGAGGAACAGAGACAAGAGTGTTGTAAAGGTTGTAAAGAGAATTGTATAAGAAAGAATCAATAATAGTGGCTGCCCCTTAGATGTAGACTACTACCAATTTTGCTCTAGTTCAAACCAAGTAAATTCTGGTGTGTTGTTTCCTATTATTTTGTTATTCTTTGTTTTACTgttatttgtttgatcaattttttcGGTCTTCAAATTTGTATCTTGATTAAAGCTTCTGTTTTGTGGTGTTCTTCCTGATATACTTGGCACAACAAAAACTATCTATTTTTCAAGTTCCTCTACCAGAAACTAAAAAATGATGAGAAACAATAGCCCCCAATAGCACATAAAGATGGGGAGAGACCTTTATTTTTATAGATCATCTTCTGTAACAAACTAGAGCCTCTTTATTTCTCATCAATTTTTTTAACTTAAGCCTCAAAAGTTAAATAAAGCTGTAATATAACAAAGATAACTTTCAAGTACAATTTAAGCCTCAAAAGTTGCAGATAGTGCTAATCATGAGGTATTGATATTTGAGTGTGTAATGCTCAGATGGACAATTCTATAAAACCAGAAACATTGAAACAAAGTTGTGTCATGCAACTCATATAAAAACAGAATCACTAAAATTGAACATTTATAGCATAAGAAAGAAAATGAATTGATGATATTGTTCGTGAATAGTTCAGTTATATAAGACAAGAAGAACAAATTCAAACCATAGGCCAATATGTGATTGCAAATGGCTAGGGCCATGTTACTGAGTTGTTATCTTTTTGGATAGTAAAATGTCTTATGATAACAAATGACTCTGTACATGAATATTAATGCTTTCTTTAGTTTCTTCTTATTTAGACTATAAGTATCTAACTTAAAATGTTTATATATCTTGGTTCCCACCATCATTCCAATtaccaaaagtaaaaaaaaaaaaaaatcaagcattTCCATCTACAGCAACAAAATTCTCAGTGATATATTTGAACTCAATTAATCTTTCtcttgtatataaatatatatatatacacacacatttgTATACCAAGGGCATTGAGCATTAATGATATTGATTTATATGCCTAAAAGAAATTATGTCCTATAGCAAAATAATGTTCTGGCAGAGAAATTAAGTATATAGAAAACAAACCTAAGCCCCTAGAAGTCGCATACTGAAAATGTTAAGTGACTGTCTGTCCATATCTTAGACACCCATATAGTTACATAATCTTCATTCTTTACAGCCATTTGAATCTCCGAACAAGCCATAAATCACCAACCTAAAAGTAGATTTcttcaatatattaaaaaataaaaataactagtCCTACTTGAGAAAATGGATAACTAGAGTAGACCTGTTACTGGACGAGGACACGCAATCCCTGGTACTGCAAGGTATGTCTATCCACTTTTGAATACATGATCTTTCATATGTCTGCAAAAAGGTTagacaattaaaattaaaatgattgTCAATATACACATGTTATAATCTGTGAAGGCAGTGGCAAAAAATTATGACAATTGTTGAACAAAAATGATgagaataattatttataaagcaGCTGAAATGAATAACAGATGCTTTTCCAAAAAGCTTTGCTCAACAATAATTGCAACCCTTTAATTTCAGTAGCAACACAGGTCAAACACAAAAATTGTAATTATGAAAGAAAACTAGTGACAGAAACTCACACAAAACATCATGTGCAGATATCCACCTTTTGGGATCTGGAATAAGCATTTTTCTTACTAAATCTTTGGCACCTTTAGAAATACTAGGCCATGGGTTTGTTGAAAAGTCTAGGTCACCATGTAATACTTCTTCAAATATCCCTTGCTCGCTCTCTATTGAAaccaaggggaaagaaaaaaggTCACAAAATACACATACAGAGACACAAATAGAAACACAGATACTAAATACAACAATGACTAACAAGAAGCATCTTTAAAAATCCTACCAGCCCAAAATGGAGGCACTCCACTTAACATTAAATCACTAAATCTCTCTCCTGCAAATgggaattgaaaaataaaaacagaTTTTTTATTAGTTTCTCATACAAATTATGGATCAGATCTAGTTCTATGTTGTGTTAAACAAGCACAACAATGCATCATATAGCCGGAGAATAGCTTCCCATTAACAGTTGCAGTCATTCAATACCCCTTGCAAGCTGCATACAGAACAAGGAAAAAAGAAAGTGTTATTAAGGcctttttaataatgttatgttatgaAGACATAAAAGTAACAGAGTTTTTTGGACATTACAAGTGGGAATCCCCTTGCAAAGAGCCCAAGACCCACAACAGAAACCAGTAGCACGATTATAATAGGACTAAATAAGCTATTTATGAAGAAATTTTTGCTCTTTTGGCTAGACTATACGCGGATATTTTTCTTTTCATAATGTAAAAATTTTATTGTCTTATTCTTTGTGGCATTTCTAATTTCTAATTCATGTTGATTGCAACTTATAGTTTAGTCCCTTCACTTATCTTTTTTATTCTCTCTTTTCAATCTGAATATGATTCAAACCACTTGTAAAAAATTTTGACTAAaattaattgtatatttatataaataatttttacacaaacacaattcattatatgtatagtttCATGATTCCATCCTTGAAACAAAGAGtgcaataaatattaaatttgtAGACTTTAGCAATTGATGTATAGTGCaataattcattatatgtatagttCATGATACTCAATAACTTCAGATTTTGGTTTTTCAATTCGATCTCTCACTAAGAGGTAGGCTTGGGAAGAGGAAATACATGCTACATTCTTCAATTTGCTCTGTCCATTTGCAAGAAGAGTTAGCATTAATGAAATGATATTTTAAAGTAATAAAACCAGCACACACAAAAGACTAGTTATACATTAAAGTGACCTGCAAGTTAGATAACTGCTGCAATATATGTACTCTCTCTTCATGATCATGTACCAGAATGCATGGAAAATCAAACTCGCTACTGTTAGAAGCCTTTTTTGTGCATTAATGGTACTCACATACCTTGATCCAGAGTGAAGAACAATCAAAGTTTGTCAGAAGCCATTTATGTGCATTCATGTTAAATGAGTCAGCTTCTTCAACACCATCAATGTAGTGGCAATATTCTGGACATATACAAGCACTTCC from Humulus lupulus chromosome 5, drHumLupu1.1, whole genome shotgun sequence encodes the following:
- the LOC133779696 gene encoding uncharacterized protein LOC133779696 — protein: MNVTLGLQVAGLVVVCVICFTSNDFVALLTDIPMLYHWHDQEVNGGCISLLIVYYFVGSSIPSAFLLWVMREAPPLITAYVQQESATLTFVSDSIAAIPNPQHWTTAPSVRNQFCIILPSYS